GGATCGCCTGCTGCTGCTCGTGCGACGACGAGCGCCACACCCGGTGGAGGTCTCGAGCCGCGCTCGTTCCGCTGCGGGCCGCGTTGAGCACGAGGATGAGTGCCTGCTCGACGCGGCCGGGGGTCGGGCACGCGACTCCCCCGAACGACTTCTCCAGTCGGCCCCGCCACATCCGTTCGAACGCGGCCGCGGGGTCGGCCCGGATGCCGGGGAAGATGCGGTGGATGTCGACATAGCCCCAGACCGGGTGGGAGTAGGTCTGCGCATGCCCGAAGGGCGACCCGAAGAGGAAGGTGCTGTACACGCTCCAGCCGTGCGCCCGCAGCGCGGCGTCGACGGCCCCGACCGACTGCGGACGGACCAGGACGTCGACATCGGTGCCGGCCAGCCCCGTCGGCCGGAACTCCGTCTCGACCGCGTCCCCCTTGATGTGCAGCAGATCCGCGCCGATCTCGTCGGCGACGATCTGAATCGCGGCTCGACCGAGATGCAGGCGCACGGTGAGCGGGATCGCCGTCGATTCGCCCGTCAGCTCGCTCTGCACAGTGCCCACCCTCGCCACTCTAGTGAGGGCCGGGCGTGCGGCCGCGCCGACCTACTGGAGCGCCGAGGTGAGCCGCGCGAGGTTGTCGAGCACGGTCGAGCCCAGCGGCTGCTTCATCCA
This region of Microbacterium thalassium genomic DNA includes:
- a CDS encoding nucleotidyltransferase family protein, with protein sequence MGTVQSELTGESTAIPLTVRLHLGRAAIQIVADEIGADLLHIKGDAVETEFRPTGLAGTDVDVLVRPQSVGAVDAALRAHGWSVYSTFLFGSPFGHAQTYSHPVWGYVDIHRIFPGIRADPAAAFERMWRGRLEKSFGGVACPTPGRVEQALILVLNAARSGTSAARDLHRVWRSSSHEQQQAIRALARDLDAGTAFAAAIGELDDHRREPDYRLWKAVSQGGTRAEEWWGRLRAAPTARDAAAILVRSLQVNVEHLTHELGRTPTRTEIAREFFARPARGIRELVRRAVP